The Paenibacillus mucilaginosus 3016 genome includes the window TGCAGAACTGGAACACGACTCCCGAACAGGGCACAAGCAGCGTGCAGCGGAACTATTCGAGCCATGTCAGCGGCCATAACGGCTTCAGTGCCACTACGGATACCACCGGGTACGGCAGCTCGAGCCTGTTCGGAACCTACAATTCGAACGACAACGGCTTCGGTGCCATCCCGAACCGTGACGCCAACGTGGAGTCGAAGGGCCTGAGCACCGGACAAGCCGAGAACGGCACCCAGGCCGGCGGCGCACAAGGCGGCGGGACACAGGGCGGTGCTGCCCAGAATGGTGCAGGCCAGCGCACCACCGGCGACGGGGACGGGCTGCTCGATATGCGCTCCGAAGGACGCGGCTTCACCACACTTGCCGCGGGTGCCGACAACGACACGGACTGGAGCTGGCTCGGCCTGCTCGGCCTGCTGGGTCTTGCCGGACTGCGGGGACGCAGCCGCCAGGATCAATTTTAACCTAAGCCAGAATCCAGGAGGTGCCGGACAATGACCGACCAACAAGCATCCGAGGCGCTGCAGAACAACTACCGCAAGGTGGCGGACCAGCGCTACGAAGTGTCGGATTACACCAGCAGCGACGAATCGTCCAAGGGAACGGCCGTTACCCATGAGCAGTTCAGCGACGTCTATACCTCCGGTACGAGCGACGGGCAGTTCCAGCTCGAGAACGGGGTTGTCCATTCCCCGGCCGAAGGCTATGAGGAGAATGAAGCCGAAGCATAAGGCGTGCACACGGCCACAAAAAGCCCTCGCTCCCCATTCGGGGCGCGAGGGCTTTCATGTCCCGGCGGGGATTATCCCGCCGAGATCAGGTTATGAATGACCTGCGCGCTTTCGGCGCGGGTCGTCGTACCGCTTGGTGCAAACAGCCCTTCCGCCCGGCCCTGCAGGAGCCCCAGCTCCACGGCCGACTGCACGGAAGCTGCCGCCCAGGAAGATACTTCGGCATGATCTGTGAAGACGCCCTGCAGACCGGTTCCGGCCGGAGCCGTACCGCCCGCTTTCGCCTCGTACGCACGAACGATCAGTGCCGCCATCTCTTCCCGGGTGATGAGCTCATCCGGGGCAAAGGTTACCGCATCGCGGCCGCCTACTATGCCGTGACTGTACGCGGCGGCTGCCGCCCCGGCATACCATGCGCCGGCAGCTACATCGGCGAATGGCAGAACCGTATCCGGCTTCGCTTCCAGACCCAGTGCGCGTACCACCATCGCCGCGAACTGGGCGCGGGTCACGCTCTGTTCCGGGGCGAAGCGCCCCTTCTCCATGCCGTTCACGATGCCTTGGGCCGCCAGCTCTCTTACCGCGGAAGAAGCCCAGTGGCCGGAAGGCAGGTCGGCAAACGCTGCGCCGTATTCCAGCACGGCATACTTGCTGAAGTGGCTGACCTTCGCGGTCAGTGTATTCCCGTTCCAAGCGCCCGGCACGTACTCCAGCTCTCCGTTATCGGCAAGATAATAGATGCCGGTCACGGAGCGGTCAGCCGAGCCTTGAACTTTGAAGGTCAGCGTCACCGGCTCGCTGAAGCTCGGCAGGGTCTGCCGCTTGCCGTCCTTGTCAACGGCGGCCAAAGTGAAGTCGAACACCTCACTGAGCGCCTTAAGCTCCGCATCGTTGGCGGAAGCCGACTTCGCCAGGAGCGCTTCGGTCTCAGCTTTGGCCAGACCTGCCGCACTCAGCGAGAGAGCTGCGCCTTCCCCGCTGCCCGCCGGCAGCAGCTTCGCCAGTTCGCCGAGCAGAGCGGCCGGCAGCTCCAGCGTCAGGCCGTTCATCTTGATTTCGAGCACGCCGCCTGCAAGCAGGGCGGCCGCGTTCGCCGGCAGCAGAACCTCGCGGTCGGCCGCTCCAAGCTCTACGGTTACTCTGCCATCCTTGATCTTCTGGAGGTCATCCTCGGTTACCTTCTTCGGTTTGCCGGTGCCTCCCCCGTTCGATGGATTGCCCGCACCGCCATTGCCATTACCGTTGCCGTTTCCATTGCCGCTGTCATTGTCGTCATCGTCATTGTCCGAATCCGCTTGCTTGACGGTGACTGCAATGACGGCTGTCTTCCCTTCGTAAGTCACGGTGACGTTCGCCGTGCCTGCAGCCTTCGCTGTGATCAGGCCGGTGGAGCTCACCGTTGCAACGCCTTCGTTGTCGGACGAGTAGGATGCTTCGCCGGTAACCTCCTTGTTCAGCGCCGCGTCCGAGTAGACCGCAGTGGTTACCGCTTGCTTCGTCTCGCCAGTTTTCAGCTCGACAGCGGGAGGCTCCACGGTGATGCCCGTCAGCTCCGCCGGCACTTCGCCGCCCCCGGATGTGCGGGTGATGTGCAGCGTCAGCGTTTTGGTCGCGTTATCCTTGCGTCCCTGGTCCGTGTACCAAGGCTGAGCCAGCGTCTCGGCCGTCGGCTCGATGTGCAGCTCGAAGGTGTTCAGTCCCGGATTCAGCCCAATGCCCTCCAGGTACACTTCCCCATACTGGCTCATTGCGCCTGCAGGCAGCGGTTGGCCGTTGATCGTGAAGGCTACGCCGTAAGGCACGACGCCCTTGAGGGTGAACGAGCTCTCTTCCGTCGAATAGGTGACATCTTCGCCGTACGTCGTGCGCGGCAGGGTGAGGATCATCGGCATATCCTTCCAGCGGAGGATATAATCGTCGACGACCATCTGGTTGCCGCCCTGGTTCTTGATGGTCAGCTGCATGTTCGTATCCGTGGAGCCGTATGCCCAGTTGCCGTAATCTTCCGTGTCCGGGTTGATCCGCTTGTGGCTGGTGAACGCCTCCGTATCCCATGTGCCGCGGGTGTACTTGTACTCGATGGACCGTCCGGCCATCATCTTGAACGTGTACTCCACGATGCGGCGGTCGGTAGCGCCGCTCGGCACCTGAAGCTTCGTGGACGAAGCGTTCCAGCCGTTGAACGAGCCGGCGATGTTGATGTCATCGCTGGTCGGCGTGTAGTCCGGCAGATGGAGCCGCAGCTTCACATCGACCATAACGAGCTTCGGCGTAACCGACTGCTCCTCGGAGAAGGAACGGTTGTACGCCCGGTCGAAGGCCGCAATCTTGTAGGTATACGCCGTATCGTTGCTCACCGCATAGTCGATATATTCGCGTGCGGCTTCCGGCAGGACGGCAATCTTGCGGAAATCCTCCTGGCCCGCTTCCTTGCGGAGCACTTCATACCCGGATACGTCCTGCGAGTCCGCAGTCCATTTCAGCGTCGCCCGGTTCGACTCGGTCGTGATGGTTCCGAGTACCGGTGCCGCCGGCGGCGTCTGATCCTCCGGACTTCCGTACACCTGGACCGTTACCGAAGGAGATACGCTGTAAGTCTCGCCGTTGTCGGTCGAAACCTTGGCGAAGTAGCGGTACAGCCCGGTTTCGGTCGGCTCGAAGGCCGCCCAGTACAGCTTGCCCGGCTCCTCATCGCTTAAGTAGCGCAGCTTCGTGTCCTCGGCCGCTTCCGGATCGCTGCCGTCCTTGTAATAGGCGAGTCTTGCGATCAGCCCCGGAGCTTCCTTGCCGGCGTACGCCGGGTTATCCGTCAGGCCGTCCACCTGGATCGCAACAGTGATCTGCGGCGTGCTCTGACCCACGCCCGCATAGACCGCCTCCGTGATGGTCGAAGGTGTGCCCACGCTATTGATGGTGAACGCCGGTGTAGCCGAAGCCATGTCGCTCAGGAACCCTTCGCCCCCGCCGACAAGCGCCGTTACGGCGTAATAGTATTTGGTGCCGTTTGCTGCCGTGTCATCCGTGAAAACCGTGCCGCTGCCGGATACCGTGCCCAGCAGGGTCACCGCACCGCCTTCGATCGCCGCCCGGTATACACGGTACCCCTCGGCGCCTTCCACTGCGTTCCAGCTCACGGTAACTTCCCCGTTGCCCGCAGCCGCCGCTACCCCGGTTACCGTGGGTGCCGAGTGCAGCTCGCCTTCGGATACCATCATAACCCCGGTCATCGCCGGGATCGTCAGCTTGATTTTGCCTCCTGTGACTGCAGCCGTAATCCCGCCCTGCAGCAGGTCCTTCAGCGTCAGCCCTTCCGGCAGGAAGCCGGCCACGTCCGCTTCGATCGTCTTCGCTTCGCTTGCGCGGTTAACGGCGATCAGCGCGCCCTTGGAATCATCCTTGCGGGCATAGGCGATCACTTCGCCTTGGGCATAAGCGTTCTTAAGGTCGCCCGTACGGAAGACGGGGTACTCATTGCGGATCTTCGCCGCCTGCTGGTACGTGGAGAACAGGCCCGTATATCTGCCATTGCCCGAGAACGAACCGTCCTCATGGGCGGTGACACGCTCCCATGGGAACGCTCGGCGGGAGTCCGGGTCCTTCGTGCCGGCAACGCCGACTTCACTTCCATAGTAGATCGACGGAGCACCCGGATAGCCCATCTGGAAGATGGCGGTAAGCTCCTGAAGCTTGATCGCTTTGTCGCTGGCTTCCGGCGCCATAATCAGATGCTCTTCTTCCCACTCCGGATGATCGTACTTCGTAATCGAACGGGTCGTATCATGTGAATCGACCAGGTTCATCAGCGCCTGCCAGGCTTCCTTCGGATAGTCCTCCCGGATCGATTCGAGCGCCGCATTCATCGCTTCGGCGCTTCCGCCGTTGAGGAACGCCTGCAGCGCTCCGCGGAACCGGTAGTTCATGACGGAGTCGAACTGGTCGCCGAGCAGGAACTTCGTCGCCACGCCCCACTCTTCGCCGATCAGCACCGGCTCATCGATCCCGCCGCCGTTCACATCGGTACGGCCTGCAGCCGACTTGACCGACTCGCGGAACTTCGACCAGGTGCCTGCAGAGACATCCGGCGCCACATCAAGCCGCCAGCCGCTCGCTCCCATCCACAGCCAGCGCTGGGAGCCGGTCTCCTTCATCCGTGTCTCCGCCTGTGCATCGCTCAGGCTCTTCAGGTTGTGGCCGATTACATTGTCGCGGTAATGAATGCTGTTCCACTCATGCTGTCCCGGGAGCGAGAGCTCATCGGCCGGCAGGTATTCGGTCGCGGAGGTTTGGGGCTCCTTCGCATCCATCACCGGCAGCGAGTCATAGCCCCACCAGGCGTCATACTTGAACCGCAGGCCGGGATCGTCCCGGTTCGGAACCTTCTCATTGTCCACGGTGAACCAGGTCACATACATGAAGTCATCCGGGAATTTGTAATTCGTACCCGTCATCGGATTGATCTGCGAGGTGTAGTCCGCGCGCACTGCCGCTTCGGCCGCTTCTTTCGAGAGGCCTTCGTTGTTCATCTTGTCGTAGACAGCCGCCCAGTACTCGTAAGCGCCGATCTCCGGATATTTGGAATACCGGTCAAAATAAATCGAGTCATCCCCGACGTGGTTGAACACGCCGTCATTGATCACGCGGATGCCGGCCGCCTTGGCCGCCTTCGTGAAGTTCGAGAATACGCGGTCCGATGCTTCACGCGTCTTCACATAGTCAAGGCCCGATGCCGGGTCACCCGGGGTGTTGTATACCGGTTGTCCGAACATGGGATCGAGATGCTTGTAATCCGTTGCATCATACTTGTGGTTGGAGGCCGCCCAGGCGACCGGATTGAGATAAACGGCCGTAATGCCGAGTGATTTCAGGTAGGCGAGCTTCTGCTCGATCCCCTGGATGTCGCCGCCGTAGAACTCGTTGGTCCAGGCGCCGTCCGACTCCGCATCCGGATAGTAAGGCTTGTTCTCCGGCTTGAGGCGGTCCGGGTTCTCCGGCGCATCACTCCATGTGCCCCACACCTGGCCTTCCGCCGGCTCATTCGGTACGCCGCCATCGAAGTACTGCAGCTTCTGCCCGTTCTTCTCCGTCGCATACTGCGGATCCAGTGCTCCGCGCGAGCCGTCGAGCAGCTTCGCCCGGTTGTTGTCCTTCGTCCCGTCGAAGAAGCGGTCAGGGAAAATCTGGTATACCACCGCATGCTTCATCCAGTCCGGGGTCCGGTAATCCGTCTTGTACACCGTCAGGTCGTAAGGAAGCGCGCCGTCGTCCGACACGCTGCCGGTCCCCCCGCGGGTGCTGTCATCCCCGTACTCCACCTTGCTCATCCCGTCCACCAGGATGAACTTGTAGCCCCATACGCCGACTTTGCCGCCGAAGGCTGCAGCCGGTACCGTCACTTCGAAGTAATCCTTGCCGCTGACGGTCGTGGCCTTTGTCATCAAGTAGGCTGCCGACAAACCGTCCGGCGAAGTCAGCTCGGCCTTGGCTGTCTGCACGTCACCCGCCGCTGCCGCGATGCGCAGCTTGAGCTCCTGCCCTTCGGCCGGAATCGCGCCGAACGGCTTCTTGAACGTAACGGAACGGCTGTCAAAGGCGATCGCGTCCTTCTGAATCTGTCCGTCGAAGGTGCCGTCCTGGGCCACATAATCGTGGCTAAGCGCTTTCAATTCGGCCTTGAGGTCAATCGTGAACGTGACGTCCGCCGTATCCAGCGTAACGATCTTGAGGTTGCCTCCGTCCGCTGCACCGTATTCGACGCCCCAATCGGAGCCGAAGACCACCTTGGCTTCATAGGAGCCTGCCGGCAGGGTGCGCTGCAGCTTGTATACCGTGTTGTCGAACTTGTAGTCGACGAAGAACTGCTGCGCTTCCCCCGGTGCCCACTCGGCTTCGCCGAATACGCGCTGCACCGAACCGACCAGGCGCGGCTGCTGTGACGCATCGAGCTGCGGCACATACTGCGGCAGACCCGCTACGCCGGACTCCGAGATCCGGGCCATTCCCAGCTCCCCGTTCACATAGAACGTGACGCTCTTGGGCTCGGCCAGCTGAAGGGAGAAATTCCCGCCGCCGTTGTCGAACCCGGTCCAGGTCCCGCTTTGGACCATCTTGAATTCGTGGGTACCCGCCGCCAGCTCCCGGGTGTATGTATAGAACTCTCCCACGATGTGCTTCATCTGGGTTTCCGTCGAAGCATTGTTCCAGCCTTGGAAGCTGCCGACGACGACCCACTTGCTCGATCCGCCCGGCTGCTCCGCATTGATCCCCCCTGCCGCAGCGGCCTGTACCGAGCCCGTCAGGACGCCGGCCAGCAGCTGAACGGTCATCAGGACCGCGGTTAAGGCCGCAAGCAGTCTGACCCTCTGTCTGTTCTGCCAGAAAGACATGTGATAAGTGCCTCCATTCTCAAAATGTGGTAGTAAAGCGTTTTCTCGATCATCATAGCATGGGCTTTCCATCCCGGCAGTGTACAATATTGACGTTCTGCCCGTATTCCGTTGACCTCTTCGCAGAAGAAGAAGGATTTTGTGGAACAAACGGACGAAAGAATAGAAACCGGTTTCCTAATGGACTGTAATTACTGGATTATTTTGTTTTAAATCTCGGGATTTGGGAACCCTATGCACATCAGATCAGCCTGGAGGGGAAGAAACGGATGAGGGGCAGCATCCCGGCAGATGACATCATGTCTTCGGTTCACGAGACCTATCGTGACAACACGGACCTCGAGTACCGGACGCTGTCCGGCGGCGGCCGCTCCATGACCGTGCTCTATCTCAAGAGCCTGTGCGACAGCAAGAAGATCACCCATTCCCTGATCGCCCCTTTCTTCGAGATGGGTGCATCCGGGAGCTTCGCCGGCTATCTCTGGTCGCTGCCGGGCGTGACTCAGCCATTCGGCTCGGAGCAGGCGGTGGGCCAGGTGCTCAAGGGCTTCACCGTCATCCTGCTGGAGGAACGGATCTACCTGTACGAAGCCGCCTATGCGGCCACAAGCGGCATTTCCGACGCGTCGGTGGAATCGATTGTTCAAGGTCCGGCCGATGCCTTCAATGAAGATATCGACGTGAACATCAATATGGTCCGCAGGCGGTATGAAAGCGAGCGGCTCAAGGTGGAGACCGGCTCCGTGGGGCGGACGTCCCGGACAAAGATCGCACTGATCTATGACACGCAGCGGGTCGATCCCAAAATACTGCAGGAGCTCAAGGCCAGGCTGGGGCGCATCGATGTGGACCTGATCCAGTCGGCGGCCCAGCTGCAGAAGCAGCTCAATACCCAGAGCATCCAGCTGTTCCCGGAGCTGATGGTTACCGAAAGACCGGACCGGGTCGTGCAGAATCTGGCCTGCGGGCGGATCGGCGTCCTGGTGAACACCACCGGCTTCGCGCTGATTCTTCCTTCGGTGTTCGACGACTTCTTCACTTCCATGGACGACGTGTACCAGTTCCGCATCGTCGGCCAGTTCCTGAAGATCATCCGCTACATCGGCCTGTTCCTGACGCTGACGCTGCCGGCTTTCTATATTGCCTTCACCTCGTACAATCCCGAGATTCTGAAGGACCAGCTCACCCTGCTCATCGCCGGCTCCCGGGCCAGCGTACCGTACCCCTCGTTCGTCGAGGTCCTGTTCATGCTGCTCATGATGGAATTCCTCATCGAAGCGAGCCTGCGGCTGCCCAAGGCGGTCGGACCGACAGCCACCACCGTCGGCGGTCTGATTCTCGGGCAGGCGGCGACGGAAGCGGGCCTGGTCGGCAACATCATGGTCATCATCGTGTCCGCCGTGGCGATCTCGAACTTCGTGATCCCCATTACGATGATGAACTTCTCGATCCGGGTGCTGAAGTACGGATTCATCTTCCTGGCTTCGATCTTCGGACTGGTCGGCATCGTCCTCGGATTCATCGCGCTGGTGATGTATCTGTCGAATCTCGAAAGCTTCGGTCAGCCTTATCTGCGTATTTCGGTGAAGCTTCCGTGGAAGGACGTGATTCCCCTTGGCCGAAAGTAGGCACTTCTATTATCTCGTTCTGCTCAATGCCCTCATCAACGTCATCAACAATGTGCCGCGGACGCTCATCAACCACCGGTCCCAGGATGTCATGACCGCCCTACTCCTCAGCATCCCCGCCGGTCTGTTGATGCTCTACTTCACATCCCGGTCCGTGATGAAGCTGGGAAACGAGACCCTGCCCGAGCGGCTTTACCGGCTGCTCCCGAAGTGGGCGGCGCCGCCGCTGCTGTTCGGCTTTGCGTTCGTCTGGTATATGGCGGGTTCGATTACGCTGCTTTCCTTCGTTGACATTACGCTGCGCTATATCTCGCCGGACACCTCGAAGTACCTCATTATGAGCGGTTTTCTGGCGGTCGTTATCTACAGTGCGCGGATGAAGAGCAATGCCATCCTGTTTGCCCTGGAAACCCTGACGGTGCTCATGATTCCTTTCATGGCTTTCTTTCTGGGCAAAACCATGCTGAACCCGGGTTTCAGCTGGGATGCGGTCCTGAAGACGGTCCGCTCCGGCTGGGGCTTTCCGACCTTCGAAGCGATGTCCGCGGCCACGTTTATTTTTACGGGATACACCAACATGGCGGTCTTTCACCGGGCGTTCAAAAGCTTCAAGCTGAAGCTTCGGCATCTGTGGATCATCGCCGTGCCGGGGGTGATGACGCTCCTGACGAGCCTGCTCATCCCCATCGGGCTGCTCGGGTCAGCGGGCGTCGACAAGCATGTGTATCCGTGGTTTTCTACCGCGGATTCGATCCATATCGAGTTCTTTCTGGTGGAGCGGCTGGTGTTCGTGTTCTATCTCTTCTACATCACAATGTCGCTGATCAGCGTCATCGTCCACTGGCATGTTGCTTTTCACATTGTGGAGATCATCCTGCCGTTCAAGCGCAGGCTGAAGTCCGGGGCCCGCTCCTATACGGTGATCGGCTGCTTCGCTCTGTCCGCCCTGCTTATGATGCTCATGGACCAGGAGACGCTGCTGCATTTTGCCATCGTGTACCTGCAGATCCGCCTCCTCGGTGAATTCGCCCTCTCGGTGGCCGCCGTCTGGGCGGTCCGGAAGAGGTGGTTCCGATGATCCGGAGCCTGCTGCCCGGACTGCGGATGCCCTTCGTTCTTGCGGCACTGCTGCTGACCGCGGGCTGCAGCCAACTCAAGGATATCGACAAAAGGCTGTTCGTCGTGGCTATAGGCATTGATCCCGTACCGGGCTCCAAAGACCGGATGAAGATCACTTTGAAGGCCGCCATCCCGCAGGGCGATCCGAAGCAGGGCGGCCAGGAGTTCGACCTGATTACGATCGAGGCCGGATCCATTGCCGAGAGTCTGCGTCTGGCCAAGTCCAAGGTGGACAAGGAGCTGGACTTCGGCCATACGAAGGGGCTGCTGTTCGGGGAGAAGCTGAGTCCGGATGCCCTCGCTTATGCGGTCGACTGGGCGGTGCGCAGAAGGGATATTCAGCTCGTCAGCCTTACGGCGCTGGCCCAGCCTACGGCCTACGATATTCTCAAGCAGAAGATCAAGACGGAACGGGTTCCGGGCAAAGCCCTGTTCCTCGCCCTGAGCCGGGAAGGGACGGAGTCGCCGTTCATCGTGCCGGCCTACCTGTTCGATCTTCACCGCAAGCTGTACGAACCGGGCTGGAGCCCCGCCCTTCCCATCGTGGAGTACAAAGGGAAGCAGTTCAACATCAACAAGCTCGCGGTGTTGCGAAAAAAACAGACGGCCGGCACCCTGACGCCCGACGAAACCAAGCTGTACAATATCCTGACCCGGCGCCACGTGAGAACCAACCTCAATCTCATGTGGAAAGAAAACCGTCTGGCCCTCAACCTGGACCAGACGAACAGCTGGTACCGGATCATAAGCAGCGGCGAAGGCGGGACACAGGTGGTCTTCCACTTGCATCTGAGCGGCATGCTGGAGGAAACGCGCATGGTTACCTCCCTGTCGGGAGCTGAACTGAGGGAGCTGGAGACGGCTTATACGGAGAAGCTTTCCAAAGATGTCCGTGCCCTGCTCACCAAGCTGCAGCAGTGGGATACGGATCCGCTGGGGCTCGGGCTCCACTACGAAGCCCGCCATCCCGGCGGCTCGTGGAAAGAGCTGTATCCGGGGGCGTCGTTCACGGTTCAAGCGAAGGTACAGATCCGCTCGACCGGAGTCATCCTGTAGGCCGCTGCTGGGTGAAGCCAGGATTGAGGCCAAGACTGAGGCCAGGATTGAGGCCATCCTTAGGCACGGGGGCCGAATGCGGCCGTCCATGCTGGCATTCTTTTCCTCCCCCCGTTGCCCGCGGCCTACGCTTTCCTGTACTATGAAGAGTAGCGGTTCAGCGCAGAAAGGGGGGACAAAACGATGGAAACCGCACTGCTCGGAAGCTTGATCTCCGCCATGGCTACCGTCCTTGGCGCGGTACCCCTGTTCTTCGTGAAGACACTGTCGGAGAAGTGGAAGGATATTCTCATCGCCTTCACGGCAGGCATTATGGTATCCGCTTCGACCTTCGGCCTGATGCCCCAGGCCATCGAAGAATCCGGAATCGCCGCCTTGACGATCGGCCTGCTCATCGGTATCTTCGTGCTCGATCTTATTGAGAAGAACATTCCCCACATTGACGTGGAGAACGATTCGGGCATCTCGCAGTTCGACTCGAAGTCCCTGCTCGTCATCATCGCCCTCTTCATCCATAACATCCCGGAGGGCCTGAGCACCGGCTTCAGCTATGCCAGCGCCAACGAGGGGCTCGGCCCCATGGTCGCCATCTCGATCGGCGCCCAGAACATGCCCGAAGGCCTCGTCCTTGCCGTGTTCCTTCTGAATTCCAAGGTCAGCAGGCTGCGATCCTTCCTGCTCGTCACCCTGACCGGACTCATGGAGATGGTGTCGGCCGTGGTCGGCTACTTCACGGCGAGCTACATCCAGTCCCTGGTCGGCTACGGCCTTGCCTTCGCCGCCGGTGCCATGATGTTCATCGTCTACAAGGAACTGGTCCCGGAGACGCACGGGCACGGCTATGAGAGGCAGTCCACCTACTCGTTCATTCTGGGGCTGCTCGTCATGGTGTACATAAGCTACTGGTTCGGCTGATCTGTCCACCGGGAACGGACAGCCCCTCAGTTGGGGTACCTGCCCCGCCGTCATTCGGGGAAGGTGGGACGGACGAACAAATCGGATGGCGTACATATCTGCTGAACTTCCGTCCAGCCGCTTGAAGCCCGCCTCTTACTGAGGATCCAAGATAAACGCGCGTCGTCCTTCAAGGACGACGCGCGTTTTATAAGAACTATAAGATGTGCAGCGGCTCTACCGGAACCGCTGGGAGGCGGCGGGCCGGCTGTTCTTCACCCCGTCTTGGCAGGTCCCTGCCTCACCGCGGTCCATACAGGGTCAGAGGTGTCTGCATACATGGCGTGCTGCCTGCAGCGGCTCCAC containing:
- a CDS encoding S-layer homology domain-containing protein, with translation MSFWQNRQRVRLLAALTAVLMTVQLLAGVLTGSVQAAAAGGINAEQPGGSSKWVVVGSFQGWNNASTETQMKHIVGEFYTYTRELAAGTHEFKMVQSGTWTGFDNGGGNFSLQLAEPKSVTFYVNGELGMARISESGVAGLPQYVPQLDASQQPRLVGSVQRVFGEAEWAPGEAQQFFVDYKFDNTVYKLQRTLPAGSYEAKVVFGSDWGVEYGAADGGNLKIVTLDTADVTFTIDLKAELKALSHDYVAQDGTFDGQIQKDAIAFDSRSVTFKKPFGAIPAEGQELKLRIAAAAGDVQTAKAELTSPDGLSAAYLMTKATTVSGKDYFEVTVPAAAFGGKVGVWGYKFILVDGMSKVEYGDDSTRGGTGSVSDDGALPYDLTVYKTDYRTPDWMKHAVVYQIFPDRFFDGTKDNNRAKLLDGSRGALDPQYATEKNGQKLQYFDGGVPNEPAEGQVWGTWSDAPENPDRLKPENKPYYPDAESDGAWTNEFYGGDIQGIEQKLAYLKSLGITAVYLNPVAWAASNHKYDATDYKHLDPMFGQPVYNTPGDPASGLDYVKTREASDRVFSNFTKAAKAAGIRVINDGVFNHVGDDSIYFDRYSKYPEIGAYEYWAAVYDKMNNEGLSKEAAEAAVRADYTSQINPMTGTNYKFPDDFMYVTWFTVDNEKVPNRDDPGLRFKYDAWWGYDSLPVMDAKEPQTSATEYLPADELSLPGQHEWNSIHYRDNVIGHNLKSLSDAQAETRMKETGSQRWLWMGASGWRLDVAPDVSAGTWSKFRESVKSAAGRTDVNGGGIDEPVLIGEEWGVATKFLLGDQFDSVMNYRFRGALQAFLNGGSAEAMNAALESIREDYPKEAWQALMNLVDSHDTTRSITKYDHPEWEEEHLIMAPEASDKAIKLQELTAIFQMGYPGAPSIYYGSEVGVAGTKDPDSRRAFPWERVTAHEDGSFSGNGRYTGLFSTYQQAAKIRNEYPVFRTGDLKNAYAQGEVIAYARKDDSKGALIAVNRASEAKTIEADVAGFLPEGLTLKDLLQGGITAAVTGGKIKLTIPAMTGVMMVSEGELHSAPTVTGVAAAAGNGEVTVSWNAVEGAEGYRVYRAAIEGGAVTLLGTVSGSGTVFTDDTAANGTKYYYAVTALVGGGEGFLSDMASATPAFTINSVGTPSTITEAVYAGVGQSTPQITVAIQVDGLTDNPAYAGKEAPGLIARLAYYKDGSDPEAAEDTKLRYLSDEEPGKLYWAAFEPTETGLYRYFAKVSTDNGETYSVSPSVTVQVYGSPEDQTPPAAPVLGTITTESNRATLKWTADSQDVSGYEVLRKEAGQEDFRKIAVLPEAAREYIDYAVSNDTAYTYKIAAFDRAYNRSFSEEQSVTPKLVMVDVKLRLHLPDYTPTSDDINIAGSFNGWNASSTKLQVPSGATDRRIVEYTFKMMAGRSIEYKYTRGTWDTEAFTSHKRINPDTEDYGNWAYGSTDTNMQLTIKNQGGNQMVVDDYILRWKDMPMILTLPRTTYGEDVTYSTEESSFTLKGVVPYGVAFTINGQPLPAGAMSQYGEVYLEGIGLNPGLNTFELHIEPTAETLAQPWYTDQGRKDNATKTLTLHITRTSGGGEVPAELTGITVEPPAVELKTGETKQAVTTAVYSDAALNKEVTGEASYSSDNEGVATVSSTGLITAKAAGTANVTVTYEGKTAVIAVTVKQADSDNDDDDNDSGNGNGNGNGNGGAGNPSNGGGTGKPKKVTEDDLQKIKDGRVTVELGAADREVLLPANAAALLAGGVLEIKMNGLTLELPAALLGELAKLLPAGSGEGAALSLSAAGLAKAETEALLAKSASANDAELKALSEVFDFTLAAVDKDGKRQTLPSFSEPVTLTFKVQGSADRSVTGIYYLADNGELEYVPGAWNGNTLTAKVSHFSKYAVLEYGAAFADLPSGHWASSAVRELAAQGIVNGMEKGRFAPEQSVTRAQFAAMVVRALGLEAKPDTVLPFADVAAGAWYAGAAAAAYSHGIVGGRDAVTFAPDELITREEMAALIVRAYEAKAGGTAPAGTGLQGVFTDHAEVSSWAAASVQSAVELGLLQGRAEGLFAPSGTTTRAESAQVIHNLISAG
- a CDS encoding WGxxGxxG family protein; this encodes MHLRHSIALALVLSSSAALAVPASAAGSMQNWNTTPEQGTSSVQRNYSSHVSGHNGFSATTDTTGYGSSSLFGTYNSNDNGFGAIPNRDANVESKGLSTGQAENGTQAGGAQGGGTQGGAAQNGAGQRTTGDGDGLLDMRSEGRGFTTLAAGADNDTDWSWLGLLGLLGLAGLRGRSRQDQF
- a CDS encoding YozQ family protein; protein product: MTDQQASEALQNNYRKVADQRYEVSDYTSSDESSKGTAVTHEQFSDVYTSGTSDGQFQLENGVVHSPAEGYEENEAEA
- a CDS encoding GerAB/ArcD/ProY family transporter, whose protein sequence is MAESRHFYYLVLLNALINVINNVPRTLINHRSQDVMTALLLSIPAGLLMLYFTSRSVMKLGNETLPERLYRLLPKWAAPPLLFGFAFVWYMAGSITLLSFVDITLRYISPDTSKYLIMSGFLAVVIYSARMKSNAILFALETLTVLMIPFMAFFLGKTMLNPGFSWDAVLKTVRSGWGFPTFEAMSAATFIFTGYTNMAVFHRAFKSFKLKLRHLWIIAVPGVMTLLTSLLIPIGLLGSAGVDKHVYPWFSTADSIHIEFFLVERLVFVFYLFYITMSLISVIVHWHVAFHIVEIILPFKRRLKSGARSYTVIGCFALSALLMMLMDQETLLHFAIVYLQIRLLGEFALSVAAVWAVRKRWFR
- a CDS encoding spore germination protein; this translates as MRGSIPADDIMSSVHETYRDNTDLEYRTLSGGGRSMTVLYLKSLCDSKKITHSLIAPFFEMGASGSFAGYLWSLPGVTQPFGSEQAVGQVLKGFTVILLEERIYLYEAAYAATSGISDASVESIVQGPADAFNEDIDVNINMVRRRYESERLKVETGSVGRTSRTKIALIYDTQRVDPKILQELKARLGRIDVDLIQSAAQLQKQLNTQSIQLFPELMVTERPDRVVQNLACGRIGVLVNTTGFALILPSVFDDFFTSMDDVYQFRIVGQFLKIIRYIGLFLTLTLPAFYIAFTSYNPEILKDQLTLLIAGSRASVPYPSFVEVLFMLLMMEFLIEASLRLPKAVGPTATTVGGLILGQAATEAGLVGNIMVIIVSAVAISNFVIPITMMNFSIRVLKYGFIFLASIFGLVGIVLGFIALVMYLSNLESFGQPYLRISVKLPWKDVIPLGRK
- a CDS encoding Ger(x)C family spore germination protein, with protein sequence MIRSLLPGLRMPFVLAALLLTAGCSQLKDIDKRLFVVAIGIDPVPGSKDRMKITLKAAIPQGDPKQGGQEFDLITIEAGSIAESLRLAKSKVDKELDFGHTKGLLFGEKLSPDALAYAVDWAVRRRDIQLVSLTALAQPTAYDILKQKIKTERVPGKALFLALSREGTESPFIVPAYLFDLHRKLYEPGWSPALPIVEYKGKQFNINKLAVLRKKQTAGTLTPDETKLYNILTRRHVRTNLNLMWKENRLALNLDQTNSWYRIISSGEGGTQVVFHLHLSGMLEETRMVTSLSGAELRELETAYTEKLSKDVRALLTKLQQWDTDPLGLGLHYEARHPGGSWKELYPGASFTVQAKVQIRSTGVIL